A window of Chengkuizengella sediminis contains these coding sequences:
- a CDS encoding MarR family winged helix-turn-helix transcriptional regulator yields MNQFRDSMLILSRKFGILNEQSCVNCCGKELSLVQSHILYEVNRQNQPSMQDIAGALSMDITTFSRQVKNLIDKNLIKKTPDLKDNRIHILSLTDRGKEFQSKIDQEFNVYLEQVFNQLSEFERDTIIRSIELLNISMNKAEVCCIPTK; encoded by the coding sequence ATGAATCAGTTTAGGGATTCCATGTTAATATTATCTAGGAAGTTTGGTATTCTAAACGAACAGTCTTGTGTAAATTGCTGTGGTAAGGAACTATCACTTGTGCAAAGTCATATATTATATGAAGTCAATCGTCAAAATCAACCTTCTATGCAGGATATTGCCGGCGCATTAAGTATGGATATTACAACTTTTAGTCGTCAAGTTAAGAACTTGATTGACAAAAACTTAATTAAAAAAACACCTGACTTAAAAGATAATCGAATTCATATTTTGTCTTTAACAGATAGAGGGAAAGAATTTCAATCTAAAATAGATCAAGAATTTAACGTTTATCTTGAACAAGTATTTAACCAATTAAGTGAATTCGAACGAGATACAATCATAAGATCCATTGAACTATTAAATATTTCGATGAATAAAGCTGAAGTGTGTTGTATTCCAACAAAGTAA
- the gshAB gene encoding bifunctional glutamate--cysteine ligase GshA/glutathione synthetase GshB: MENQFFDIVQKLKLEHELLRGNFGLEKENVRVNEFGELALTPHPAVFGNKLTHPFITTDFSESQIEMITPMFHTLEECFNFLENIHHIITLELKEEYLWPQSNPPMLPEEEQIPIAKYENSIKGKEAEQYREKLAAGYGKKKQMISGIHYNFSLQEEFLNKIYKEADTNKTYKQFKNDIYLQISRHILQYRWLLIYLFGASPGVHTSYNKECIEIMEKLDQESSYFQYASSFRNGVCGYRNEGELIVSYRTVDEYVSDIKKLIKNGKLQSAKEYYSPVRLKSNNNSDLLTSLESEGIEYLELRILDLNPFLNIGVDLETLYFVHLFILFGLYKKEVNKNEHSQMTSLINHELAASLGRKQNLMLFKTVQEVVSIHKWGIEILDEMLTFVSKLGIRKDYFQQIIYDAKHKFNHPEKGTSSLILEGIREKSFIQFHMEKAKQYLNKSKTKSYNLLGYEDMELSTQILLKDAIKKGIHFEILDRNDNFILLKNGSKKEYIKQATKTSLDSYSTIQVMGNKLVTKKVLNEQGIHVPMGQHYLTKDEALSNYLYFKKMEIVTKPKSTNFGLGISILRGDYSQASFERSVELAFQYDDSILIEQFINGKEYRFFVIQDEVVGILHRVPANVTGNGQSNIQKLVEEKNKNPLRGKGYRTPLEKIKLSENEEMFLRGQGLNFQSIPKMGEIVYLRENSNISTGGDSIDFTDVIHSSYKNVAVSAAQTVGASICGVDMIIKDDYSQYVEENYSIIELNFNPAIHIHCYPFKGENRKLGEKILEALRF, from the coding sequence GTGGAGAATCAATTTTTTGATATTGTTCAAAAATTAAAGCTGGAACATGAACTTTTAAGAGGGAATTTTGGTTTAGAGAAAGAAAATGTAAGAGTTAACGAATTTGGTGAACTCGCTTTAACCCCTCATCCTGCAGTTTTTGGAAATAAATTAACACATCCTTTTATTACGACTGATTTTTCTGAAAGTCAAATAGAAATGATTACACCTATGTTTCATACGCTTGAAGAGTGTTTTAATTTTTTAGAGAATATCCATCATATCATTACTTTAGAGCTTAAAGAAGAATATTTATGGCCACAGAGTAATCCTCCGATGCTTCCTGAAGAAGAACAGATTCCAATTGCAAAATACGAAAATTCAATAAAGGGAAAAGAAGCAGAGCAATACAGAGAAAAATTAGCAGCTGGTTACGGTAAGAAGAAACAAATGATTTCTGGGATTCATTATAACTTTTCTTTACAAGAGGAGTTTTTAAATAAGATTTACAAAGAAGCAGATACAAATAAAACGTATAAACAGTTCAAAAACGATATTTACTTACAAATAAGCAGGCATATATTGCAATATAGATGGTTGCTCATTTATTTATTTGGTGCTAGTCCAGGGGTGCATACAAGTTATAATAAGGAATGCATTGAGATCATGGAGAAGTTAGATCAAGAAAGTTCATATTTTCAATATGCAAGCTCATTTCGGAATGGGGTATGTGGTTATAGAAATGAGGGAGAGCTGATCGTATCCTATCGTACTGTAGATGAGTATGTGAGTGATATTAAAAAGCTGATAAAGAATGGAAAACTTCAAAGTGCAAAGGAATATTACAGTCCAGTACGTCTGAAATCAAACAATAATTCAGATTTATTAACATCGTTAGAGAGTGAAGGGATTGAGTACTTAGAGTTGAGGATTCTCGATTTAAATCCTTTTTTGAACATAGGTGTAGATTTAGAAACTCTTTACTTTGTACATTTATTTATTTTATTTGGTTTATATAAGAAAGAAGTAAATAAAAATGAACATTCACAGATGACTTCTCTAATAAATCATGAGCTTGCTGCAAGTTTAGGTAGAAAGCAAAACTTGATGCTTTTTAAAACTGTACAAGAGGTTGTTTCAATTCATAAATGGGGGATTGAAATCTTAGATGAGATGCTCACTTTTGTTTCTAAACTTGGCATTAGAAAGGATTATTTTCAACAAATTATTTATGATGCAAAACATAAATTCAATCATCCTGAAAAAGGTACCTCATCACTAATCTTAGAAGGAATTCGTGAAAAGTCGTTTATTCAATTTCATATGGAGAAAGCAAAACAGTATTTGAATAAAAGTAAGACAAAATCATACAACCTTCTAGGTTATGAAGATATGGAGCTATCCACACAAATTTTATTAAAGGATGCAATTAAGAAAGGAATTCATTTTGAAATTTTAGATCGAAACGACAATTTTATATTGCTGAAAAATGGATCTAAGAAAGAATATATTAAACAAGCTACGAAAACTTCGTTGGATTCATACAGTACCATTCAAGTGATGGGAAATAAATTAGTAACAAAAAAAGTGTTAAACGAACAAGGTATACATGTCCCAATGGGTCAACATTATCTAACTAAGGATGAGGCATTATCGAATTACCTGTATTTTAAAAAAATGGAAATCGTGACAAAACCAAAATCAACAAATTTTGGTTTGGGTATATCAATATTAAGAGGGGATTATTCTCAAGCCTCTTTCGAGAGATCGGTTGAATTAGCTTTTCAATATGATGACTCTATCTTGATTGAACAATTCATAAATGGAAAAGAATATCGTTTTTTTGTGATCCAAGATGAAGTTGTGGGTATTCTGCATCGTGTACCTGCAAATGTAACAGGGAATGGACAATCGAATATACAAAAATTAGTAGAGGAAAAAAATAAAAATCCTTTAAGAGGCAAGGGATATAGAACTCCGTTAGAAAAAATAAAATTAAGCGAAAATGAGGAAATGTTTTTAAGGGGGCAGGGGTTAAACTTTCAATCCATTCCTAAAATGGGCGAGATCGTTTACTTAAGAGAGAACTCTAATATAAGTACTGGTGGAGATAGTATTGATTTTACAGATGTTATTCATAGTTCGTATAAAAACGTTGCCGTATCTGCAGCACAAACAGTGGGGGCTTCTATTTGCGGTGTAGATATGATCATTAAAGATGATTATTCACAATATGTTGAAGAAAACTACAGCATTATAGAATTAAATTTTAATCCAGCCATTCATATTCACTGTTATCCCTTTAAAGGAGAAAATAGAAAACTCGGAGAGAAGATTTTAGAAGCACTCAGGTTTTAG
- a CDS encoding ABC transporter ATP-binding protein, giving the protein MSELNQGEPVIKIEELYKKYGQFIAVNKINFEVNQGEVFGLLGPNGAGKTTTMEMIEGLRKPDSGRALVAGFDTQKQLNKVKEVIGVQLQSTSLFDLLKVKEITKMYAGFYPNPVEIEPLLKSVNLEEKMNDRVKNLSGGQKQRLAIALALVNDPKVIFLDEPTTGLDPQARRTLWDIILKLKEKGKTIILSTHYMDEAHILCDRICLVDQGNIIALNTPQELIKSLDSQSAVEFNLSNMKLLNDTDKKQMEHEFGTMAAVKQVDIHHDTYVLYTDQLQETLTDLIQQAEEKKINLADLQTRTATLEDVFIHMTGRSLREE; this is encoded by the coding sequence ATGAGTGAATTAAATCAGGGTGAACCCGTTATAAAAATAGAAGAATTGTATAAAAAATATGGTCAATTTATTGCGGTGAATAAAATTAATTTTGAAGTAAATCAAGGTGAAGTTTTTGGATTGTTAGGACCAAATGGTGCCGGGAAAACAACCACTATGGAAATGATTGAAGGGTTGAGAAAACCCGATAGTGGGAGGGCATTGGTCGCTGGTTTTGATACTCAAAAACAATTGAATAAAGTAAAAGAAGTTATCGGTGTTCAGCTTCAATCTACTTCATTGTTTGATTTATTAAAAGTGAAAGAAATCACAAAAATGTACGCAGGTTTTTATCCTAACCCTGTAGAAATTGAACCTTTGTTAAAAAGTGTCAATTTAGAGGAAAAAATGAACGATAGGGTGAAAAATCTTTCAGGGGGACAAAAACAACGTTTGGCCATTGCTTTAGCTTTAGTTAATGATCCAAAAGTGATTTTCTTGGACGAGCCAACAACTGGCCTTGATCCACAAGCTAGAAGAACGTTATGGGACATTATTTTAAAATTAAAAGAGAAGGGGAAAACGATTATATTATCTACACATTACATGGATGAAGCCCATATTTTATGTGATCGTATCTGTTTAGTAGATCAAGGAAACATCATTGCTTTGAACACACCTCAAGAGTTAATAAAAAGCTTAGACTCGCAAAGTGCAGTGGAGTTTAATTTATCAAATATGAAATTGTTAAATGATACTGATAAAAAACAGATGGAGCATGAGTTTGGTACTATGGCAGCTGTTAAACAAGTGGACATACATCATGATACTTATGTATTGTATACAGATCAATTACAGGAAACTTTAACAGATTTAATACAACAAGCAGAAGAAAAAAAGATTAATTTAGCGGATTTACAAACTAGAACGGCTACATTAGAGGATGTATTTATACATATGACAGGAAGGAGTCTGAGAGAAGAATGA
- a CDS encoding ABC transporter permease produces the protein MKGYRQLTIAQLRIFGRNRQVLFWTLFFPIFLMIMIGSFLGGGSNVSLQGVIIDMDESMESRMFVDGLISNQTSIDAPVSVQFELSEDELIAKEQLKQGDIQLIAIVPEGYSDEVNSEDGTSSIILYYDETDQLRSTIGIGLVEGVVDHISKQMAGYEPVITVQQEGLQSINLQYIDFLVPGIVAMMIMSNNLNGVAGQIASWRERGVLRRMQSTTLKASTFIAAQITARLILNGLQALIVLLVGSFIFGTQVNGSWLLLIMFVVLGTLTFMSIGFIIASVAKTPESAGPIAGFISFPLLFLGGVFFPIDDMPSYLQPIVSSLPIAHLSTAFRQIMNVGADLTTLWSEALLLSGWMIVAFIIASITFKWD, from the coding sequence ATGAAGGGATATCGACAGTTAACGATAGCACAGTTGAGAATATTTGGACGCAATCGTCAGGTTCTTTTTTGGACATTATTTTTTCCTATTTTTTTAATGATCATGATTGGCTCCTTTTTAGGTGGAGGGAGTAACGTTTCTTTACAAGGTGTTATCATTGATATGGATGAATCCATGGAATCCCGGATGTTTGTAGATGGATTGATATCAAATCAAACTTCTATAGATGCTCCTGTATCTGTACAATTTGAGTTATCAGAGGATGAGTTGATTGCGAAGGAACAACTTAAACAAGGAGATATTCAACTCATTGCAATCGTACCTGAAGGTTATAGTGATGAGGTGAATTCTGAAGATGGAACCTCTAGTATTATTTTATATTACGATGAAACAGATCAATTAAGATCAACCATAGGGATTGGATTAGTTGAAGGTGTAGTAGATCATATTAGTAAACAAATGGCTGGTTATGAACCTGTTATAACAGTACAACAAGAAGGATTACAATCTATAAATTTGCAGTACATTGATTTTCTTGTCCCAGGTATTGTAGCGATGATGATCATGTCAAATAACCTTAATGGTGTTGCTGGTCAAATTGCATCCTGGAGGGAACGAGGAGTTCTTCGAAGAATGCAAAGTACAACATTAAAAGCGTCTACTTTTATTGCTGCTCAAATTACAGCAAGACTTATATTAAATGGTCTTCAAGCTTTAATCGTTTTATTAGTAGGAAGTTTCATTTTTGGAACACAAGTAAATGGATCTTGGTTATTGTTAATTATGTTTGTCGTTTTAGGAACATTAACCTTTATGTCAATAGGTTTCATTATTGCTTCTGTAGCTAAAACACCTGAGAGTGCAGGACCTATAGCAGGCTTTATTTCATTCCCGTTATTATTTCTAGGTGGTGTCTTTTTTCCAATCGACGATATGCCATCTTACTTACAGCCTATTGTAAGTTCTTTACCAATTGCTCATTTAAGTACTGCTTTTAGACAGATTATGAATGTAGGTGCTGATTTAACAACTCTATGGAGTGAAGCGCTGTTATTAAGTGGGTGGATGATTGTAGCCTTTATTATAGCTAGTATTACATTTAAATGGGATTGA
- the rarD gene encoding EamA family transporter RarD, producing MNTNKNTFFIGTLYSLAAYVLWGLLPIYWKWIEHVPAGEILAHRIVWSFVFVIGIIYVTKKSSTFRQQIYLFWKTPKSMVPVLIAGVLISCNWFIYIWAVNHEQIVEASLGYYMNPLLSVLLGVIVLREKMSNWHFIALFFAGIGVAILTIQHGQIPLISIALALSFALYGLVKKIIKLDSVFSLAIETALVLPIALIYLSSLQGKGTGTFLTSSLSTTILLICTGVATALPLLFFAEGLQRISLSLNGFFQYLAPTISLILAIFVYHEPFSKIQLISFMFIWFGLILFTLSSTNLIRVSEKKTASV from the coding sequence TTGAATACAAATAAAAATACATTTTTTATTGGAACTTTATACTCACTTGCAGCGTATGTACTATGGGGATTGCTTCCGATTTATTGGAAGTGGATCGAACATGTCCCAGCAGGAGAAATTTTAGCTCATCGAATTGTGTGGTCTTTTGTTTTCGTAATCGGAATTATTTATGTAACTAAAAAATCTTCAACGTTCAGGCAGCAGATATATTTGTTTTGGAAAACTCCCAAAAGTATGGTACCTGTTTTAATTGCAGGGGTACTTATTAGCTGTAATTGGTTCATATATATTTGGGCTGTGAATCATGAACAAATAGTTGAAGCAAGTCTTGGTTATTATATGAATCCTTTACTTAGTGTATTATTAGGAGTGATTGTTCTAAGAGAGAAGATGTCCAATTGGCATTTCATTGCGTTGTTTTTTGCAGGAATAGGTGTAGCTATATTAACGATTCAACATGGACAAATCCCTCTAATATCAATTGCTCTAGCCCTTAGTTTTGCATTATATGGATTAGTAAAAAAAATAATTAAGCTTGATTCTGTATTTTCTCTGGCCATTGAAACAGCTTTAGTATTACCAATAGCATTGATTTATCTAAGTAGCCTACAAGGAAAAGGTACCGGGACATTTTTAACATCCTCACTATCAACAACTATTTTGTTAATTTGTACGGGAGTAGCAACAGCTTTACCATTATTATTTTTTGCTGAGGGATTACAAAGAATTTCCTTATCATTAAATGGTTTTTTTCAATATTTAGCACCAACGATAAGTCTAATACTGGCTATATTTGTATATCATGAACCGTTTTCAAAAATACAACTGATTAGTTTCATGTTTATTTGGTTTGGTCTAATCCTATTTACACTTTCTAGCACAAACCTAATTAGGGTTTCAGAGAAAAAAACAGCAAGCGTATAG
- a CDS encoding CBS domain-containing protein: protein MNVAFFLTPKSEVIYLNESWSMRQVLEKMKHYRYATVPIIDDQGKYIGTISEGDLLWQMHEMIGESIDNYSKIKLNDIPLYNSYKSIHVRGEIEDLIDLTIRQNFVPIIDDLEHFIGIVTRKDIIHHLNSKLKTI from the coding sequence ATGAACGTAGCTTTTTTTCTAACACCAAAATCTGAGGTCATTTATTTAAATGAATCATGGAGTATGAGACAAGTTCTTGAAAAGATGAAACATTATCGTTATGCAACTGTCCCTATTATTGATGATCAAGGTAAGTATATAGGAACAATATCTGAGGGTGATTTGTTATGGCAGATGCACGAAATGATTGGAGAATCAATAGACAATTACAGCAAAATTAAATTAAATGACATCCCACTATATAACAGTTATAAATCTATCCATGTGCGGGGAGAAATTGAGGATTTAATAGATTTAACGATCAGACAAAATTTTGTACCTATTATTGATGACCTTGAACATTTTATTGGAATCGTAACACGAAAAGATATTATACATCATTTAAATTCAAAATTAAAAACAATATAA
- a CDS encoding NDP-hexose 2,3-dehydratase family protein, whose translation MDVIDNPALNRPLLISSFINKKELSNRIKNNSFVDHKVTPLIKKISFHEMDKWFFDHSGNLKHESGKFFVIQGMKIKDQLHKKLLYRPIINQPEHGILGLIMKEKDGVMYLLVQLKIEPGNVNFIQVSPTVQATESNYTQVHRGKSVPYLEYFTNSNNSKVIFKQLQSELGNKFYAKRNYNMIVKLAEGYQIKLRPDFYWITLGEIIDLLRKPNLINMDLRSIISCFSFSNHNLDNKKSSDKLEDYERKIKWNLHGKMLLQSALNHKGAIYSLEHINEWLLDLKKKKRYETEMISLNELLDKGCWEKNNKRIFNHNYDEFEVNYLKIHIENREVNTWSQPIVADHQVKLNGFIVKKINGLYHFLAQACEQYGYHDGVELGPTVHNVSSFSSVTYMDFFQNAKNEKILYSQMLSEEGGRFYHCQNKYMIIFIEDEIKIKNGYKWVTLYQLKEMLKKECFVNVEARTIISCVDFGVMNE comes from the coding sequence ATGGATGTCATAGATAATCCAGCATTAAATAGACCATTACTCATTAGCTCATTTATCAATAAAAAAGAATTATCAAATAGGATAAAAAATAATAGTTTCGTAGATCATAAAGTGACTCCATTAATTAAAAAAATTTCCTTTCATGAAATGGACAAATGGTTTTTTGATCATTCTGGTAATCTTAAACATGAGAGTGGGAAATTTTTTGTAATACAAGGAATGAAAATTAAAGATCAACTTCATAAAAAGTTATTATATCGTCCAATCATAAATCAACCGGAACATGGAATTCTCGGGTTAATCATGAAAGAGAAAGATGGCGTTATGTATTTATTAGTACAGCTTAAAATCGAGCCAGGAAATGTGAATTTCATACAAGTATCCCCTACAGTTCAAGCTACTGAGAGTAATTATACACAGGTCCATCGTGGAAAATCAGTACCTTATCTTGAATACTTTACTAATTCTAATAACTCTAAAGTGATTTTTAAGCAATTACAATCAGAACTAGGAAATAAATTTTACGCAAAGAGAAATTATAATATGATTGTAAAATTAGCAGAAGGTTATCAAATTAAACTAAGACCCGATTTTTATTGGATCACATTAGGTGAGATCATTGATTTATTAAGAAAACCTAATCTTATTAATATGGATCTGAGGTCTATTATTTCATGTTTCAGTTTTTCTAACCATAATTTAGACAACAAAAAGTCCTCTGATAAGTTAGAGGATTATGAAAGAAAGATAAAGTGGAATCTACATGGCAAAATGTTATTGCAATCTGCTCTTAATCATAAGGGTGCTATTTATTCATTAGAACACATTAACGAATGGTTATTAGATCTCAAAAAGAAGAAAAGATATGAAACAGAGATGATAAGTTTAAATGAACTTTTAGATAAAGGTTGTTGGGAGAAAAATAATAAACGTATTTTTAATCATAATTATGATGAATTTGAGGTTAATTATTTGAAAATTCACATAGAAAATAGAGAAGTTAATACTTGGTCACAGCCTATTGTTGCTGATCATCAGGTTAAATTAAACGGATTTATAGTGAAAAAAATAAATGGACTGTATCATTTTTTAGCGCAAGCTTGTGAGCAATATGGTTACCATGATGGAGTTGAACTTGGACCTACTGTCCATAATGTTTCTTCATTTTCTTCAGTTACCTATATGGATTTCTTTCAGAATGCAAAAAATGAAAAAATTCTTTATTCCCAAATGTTATCGGAAGAAGGAGGAAGATTCTATCATTGTCAAAATAAATATATGATCATATTTATTGAAGATGAAATCAAGATAAAAAATGGTTATAAATGGGTAACGCTGTATCAATTAAAAGAAATGTTAAAAAAAGAATGTTTTGTAAATGTAGAAGCAAGAACGATAATTTCATGTGTAGATTTTGGAGTGATGAATGAATGA
- a CDS encoding Gfo/Idh/MocA family protein produces the protein MKKIIKIGVLGCSNISQKALLPAICNHPNFQLAGIASRSTDKALKFSKLFKTLPYSYDELINDDDIDAIYVSLPVGLHYLWGKKVLQSGKHLLMEKTFTVSFKEAEELVSLALHNNIVAMEALMYTYHSLYQKVRESILDGTIGKIRSIQASFGFPSLPQDNIRSQKTIGGGATLDNLIYPLSLCLNLANEKLEDYNYKIYKDDNSEVDTRGSLQLHFTSFSAHLTYGFGYTYRNDYIIWGSDGYLKVNRGFSRPVNLDAEILVVKQNNEKIIKVKQDNHFYNMIDAFYQKVIGQDIIYMNEKENILQRMEIISELYQSLDVNS, from the coding sequence ATGAAGAAAATCATTAAAATTGGTGTTTTAGGTTGTTCAAATATTTCACAAAAAGCACTCTTACCAGCCATTTGTAATCATCCAAATTTTCAGCTGGCTGGGATAGCTTCTAGATCTACTGATAAAGCATTGAAATTTTCTAAATTATTTAAAACATTACCGTATTCATATGATGAGCTAATAAATGATGATGATATAGATGCCATTTACGTATCTTTACCTGTAGGTCTTCATTATCTATGGGGAAAAAAAGTACTTCAATCAGGAAAACATCTTTTAATGGAAAAAACGTTTACAGTTTCATTTAAAGAAGCTGAAGAATTAGTATCGTTAGCTTTACATAATAATATAGTTGCAATGGAAGCCCTGATGTATACCTATCACTCACTGTACCAAAAAGTCAGAGAGAGTATTTTGGACGGTACAATTGGAAAAATAAGATCCATCCAAGCATCTTTCGGTTTTCCATCATTACCACAAGATAATATTAGAAGCCAAAAAACAATTGGAGGAGGAGCAACTTTAGATAATTTAATATATCCACTAAGTTTATGTTTAAATTTAGCAAATGAGAAACTAGAAGATTACAACTATAAAATATATAAAGATGATAATTCAGAGGTTGATACGAGAGGTAGTTTACAATTACATTTCACTTCTTTCTCTGCTCATCTTACCTATGGATTTGGGTATACGTATCGTAATGATTATATCATTTGGGGAAGTGATGGTTATTTAAAAGTGAATAGAGGTTTTTCCAGACCGGTTAATTTAGATGCAGAAATATTAGTTGTGAAACAAAATAATGAAAAAATTATAAAAGTGAAACAAGATAATCACTTTTATAATATGATAGATGCTTTTTACCAAAAAGTGATTGGTCAAGACATTATATATATGAATGAGAAGGAGAATATTCTTCAGAGAATGGAAATTATATCGGAACTATATCAATCCTTAGACGTAAATTCTTGA
- a CDS encoding SDR family oxidoreductase, with translation MKILITGAKSQLAKEIIKLTGNINLNVHEFTKEEMNVTNYDEVNRIINNIQPNIVIHCAANANVDFLTKYPDQAYHLNTLGTRNVAVASEKVNAKFLFLSTAYVFDGLHPSYTEFDEPSPVNIYGKTKAAAEKIVQTLHSRYFILRTSWLCGERFIKWMQDATLKKKNINIETDLFGSPTPTSDLAQFLIKIMMTDLYGIYHVTSSGICSKYDYFQLVLESLGISDYHLVPIKVKDSAPNSLRPKYSTLENMALKVQGFDELRPWNEGVYEYIQNLYKF, from the coding sequence ATGAAAATCTTAATTACTGGTGCTAAAAGTCAATTAGCAAAAGAAATAATAAAACTTACAGGAAATATTAATTTAAACGTACATGAATTTACAAAAGAAGAAATGAACGTAACAAATTATGATGAAGTGAATCGAATTATAAATAACATTCAACCCAATATAGTCATTCATTGTGCTGCTAATGCTAATGTAGATTTTCTAACAAAGTATCCTGATCAAGCTTATCATTTAAACACTTTAGGTACACGTAACGTAGCTGTCGCATCAGAAAAAGTTAATGCAAAATTTTTATTTTTAAGTACAGCTTACGTATTTGATGGTCTACATCCTAGTTATACAGAATTTGATGAACCCTCTCCAGTGAATATTTATGGAAAAACTAAAGCTGCAGCAGAGAAAATAGTGCAAACTTTGCACAGCCGATACTTTATTCTTCGAACATCTTGGTTATGCGGTGAGAGGTTTATTAAGTGGATGCAAGATGCTACATTAAAGAAAAAGAACATAAACATTGAAACGGATTTATTTGGATCTCCAACTCCAACTAGTGATTTAGCTCAATTTCTAATTAAAATCATGATGACTGATTTGTATGGAATTTATCATGTTACAAGTAGTGGAATTTGTTCAAAGTATGATTATTTTCAACTTGTACTAGAAAGTTTGGGTATAAGTGACTATCATTTAGTTCCTATTAAAGTTAAAGATTCAGCACCGAATAGTTTGAGACCAAAATATTCAACTTTAGAAAATATGGCTTTAAAAGTTCAAGGTTTTGATGAGCTTCGTCCATGGAATGAGGGAGTCTATGAATATATACAAAATCTTTATAAATTTTAG